The Triticum aestivum cultivar Chinese Spring chromosome 3A, IWGSC CS RefSeq v2.1, whole genome shotgun sequence genome includes a region encoding these proteins:
- the LOC123056738 gene encoding glutathione hydrolase 3: protein MADDGGVLRRYLDEGIEHSRSKHCQISPSEESAPPCHLLCWPSMEAPAMAAPRGALQSPLLGDDTTVSLDATPRRRSCAALAIAVALLALAGVLLLLLGPGAETDRSVRLGRHEVVSGAGAVAADDGRCSEVGAAALRAGGHAVDAAVATALCLGVVHPMSSGIGGGAFIVVRDAASGDAVAFDARETAPAAATPTMYAADPMSKFKGALAMGVPGELAGLHAAWSSYGRLPWNSLFVPAIKLARDGYTVVPYVANALKAVEANVLADPGLRAVFAPEGQVLGAGALCRNPALADTLEAVAEHGISVLYGGAVGERLVEDVRRGGGVVTMDDLNGYRVEASAALRADAMGFTFLGMPPPSSGTVGMALVLNILGGYKSADFLKGFLGVHRLIEAVKHMLAVRMNLGDPGFVNAAGIVSKMLSPVFADKVRQRIADNTTFPPAYYLPKWSQLRDNGTSHLCVVDGDRNAVAMTTTVNYYFGAQVLSPSTGIVLNNEMDDFSVPSSYPTPHHLPPAPANFIAGGKRPLSSMTPTIILKDGQLAGVVGASGGTNIIAAVTQVFLNHFVLGMNPLAAVQSPRVYHSLVPNVVRYEDETVVDGEVIELKAEAREFLRRRGHVLKGTVWSAVCQMIVQDLQAPVSSGSENVFHGMLTAVSDPRKDGSPAGV from the exons atggcGGATGATGGCGGCGTTctgcgccgttaccttgatgaaggcatcg AGCACTCCCGCAGCAAGCACTGTCAGATCTCACCATCCGAAGAATCTGCTCCTCCCTGCCACCTTCTCTGTTGGCCATCCATGGAAGCTCCGGCCATGGCTGCACCGCGAGGCGCCCTGCAGAGCCCGCTCCTCGGCGACGACACGACGGTGTCGCTGGACGCGACCCCGCGCCGCCGTTCCTGCGCTGCGCTGGCCATCGCAGTGGCCCTGCTCGCCCTGGCCGGCGTCCTGCTGCTGCTCCTGGGCCCCGGCGCTGAGACCGACCGTAGTGTGAGGCTGGGCCGGCACGAGGTGGTGTCCGGGGCGGGCGCGGTGGCTGCCGACGACGGACGGTGCTCGGAGGTGGGGGCCGCGGCGCTGCGTGCCGGCGGGCACGCGGTGGACGCAGCCGTGGCGACGGCGCTCTGCCTGGGCGTGGTGCACCCAATGTCGAGCGGCATCGGCGGTGGCGCGTTCATCGTGGTGAGGGACGCGGCCTCCGGCGATGCCGTCGCCTTCGACGCCCGCGAGACCGCGCCGGCCGCGGCCACGCCG ACTATGTACGCCGCCGACCCGATGTCCAAGTTCAAGGGCGCGCTTGCCATGGGCGTCCCCGGGGAGCTCGCGGGCCTCCATGCCGCGTGGTCGAGCTACGGGCGTCTGCCGTGGAACTCCCTCTTCGTGCCGGCGATCAAGCTCGCGCGCGACGGCTACACCGTCGTGCCCTACGTCGCCAACGCGCTCAAGGCAGTGGAGGCCAACGTGCTTGCCGACCCCGGCCTGCGTGCCGTGTTCGCGCCGGAGGGGCAGGTCCTGGGCGCCGGCGCACTCTGTCGCAACCCGGCGCTCGCGGACACGCTGGAGGCCGTGGCGGAGCACGGCATCTCGGTGCTCTACGGTGGCGCCGTCGGGGAGAGGCTCGTGGAGGACGTGAGGAGAGGTGGAGGGGTGGTGACGATGGATGATCTGAACGGGTATAGGGTGGAGGCCAGCGCCGCCTTGCGTGCCGACGCCATGGGGTTCACCTTCCTTGGCATGCCGCCGCCGTCCAGCGGCACCGTCGGAATGGCACTG GTATTGAACATCTTGGGTGGGTACAAGTCGGCGGACTTTCTCAAAGGATTTTTAGGCGTGCACCGGCTGATCGAGGCGGTTAAGCACATGCTGGCCGTCCGGATGAACCTCGGCGACCCTGGCTTCGTCAACGCCGCTGGGATCGTCTCCAAGATGCTGTCGCCGGTGTTCGCCGATAAGGTCCGGCAAAGGATCGCCGACAACACCACTTTCCCTCCGGCCTACTACCTCCCAAA GTGGAGCCAGCTGCGTGACAATGGCACGAGCCACCTGTGCGTGGTGGACGGCGACCGGAATGCAGTGGCGATGACAACGACGGTGAACTACTACTTCGGCGCACAGGTCCTCTCGCCGTCCACCGGCATCGTGCTCAACAACGAGATGGACGACTTTTCGGTGCCGTCATCGTACCCGACCCCCCACCACCTCCCACCGGCGCCGGCCAACTTCATCGCGGGGGGAAAGCGGCCGCtctcatcgatgacaccgacgatCATCCTCAAGGATGGGCAGCTGGCTGGCGTGGTGGGCGCAAGTGGCGGCACCAACATCATCGCGGCGGTGACACAGGTTTTCCTAAACCACTTCGTCCTCGGGATGAACCCTCTCGCTGCCGTGCAGAGCCCAAGGGTGTACCATAGTCTCGTGCCGAATGTTGTGCGGTACGAGGACGAGACAGTGGTCGATGGCGAGGTCATCGAGCTCAAAGCAGAGGCGAGGGAGTTTTTGCGGAGGAGGGGTCATGTGCTCAAGGGCACTGTGTGGTCAGCCGTGTGCCAGATGATAGTGCAAGACTTGCAGGCGCCAGTGTCAAGCGGCAGCGAGAACGTCTTCCACGGGATGCTGACGGCCGTGAGCGATCCAAGGAAAGACGGTAGCCCTGCCGGAGTATGA